Within the Mucilaginibacter sp. CSA2-8R genome, the region ATGATTGCAAAGTAACAACACCGAATGCCCCGGTTTTGGCTCAAAAGGGGTAACTACAATGCGGTTAAATGCCTTGCGCATGCGGTAGCGCATATACTTGGCAAACCAGTTACTAAATAAATCGTTGCGGCGTGCGGGTATCATAGTTTACAGTTTACCAGGTATTCATCTAATTGCGGCGTAACCAGCCAATGCCCCTGCGGCACCTCGTGTACCTGCGGACTTTGAAGCTTACTTATAAAATTGGCGGCGGAGCTTACCGGGAATAGCATATCAAACTTACCGAACACAAGGTGGCATTTGATGTTATATTGATTAATTAAACCCGTTATTTTAACCACATCGGGCTGCAACTGTTTGATGTGATTTAAAGTGTAATACACATCCTGCCGCTTTTGCGGTGTGTCCATTTCACTGTAAGCTATCTTGTAAAGACTCTCGTCAATAAACTTTACCCGTTTTAAACCCTTCAGCACACCCGGAGCCAGCCATTTACTTTTGGTAACGGTTTTAAAAAGATACTTACCGGCCGGGTTATGCATTAAAAACCTAAAGCCTTTGTATACCGATAGTCCATCGGGTGCCATCAGGATAATTTCGTCAATCCACTCAGCAAATTCTTCAATTAATATCAAAGCTAGGTTGGCCCCAATCGAATAGCCCATCAAACTAATGCGCTGCAGACCGCCATGCTGGTTAAACCAGGCCTGCAAGTAAGCTCGCATCAACTCCCTGGGCATTCCGGATAATATCTGTTGCTCGGTCCAGCTATTTAACTGGGTTTGCCCATGAAAAAAATGGTCAAAACTGTACACCCGGTATTTGCTGAGTACTGATTTTTGTAACACCTCGAACTGCCGCCCCGTCATGCCATAACCATGAAAAGCCAGCATAGGCTTATTGCCGGTGCCATATTCGTGGTAATGAATTTGTCCTAATTCGGGTAGTTGTAAAAAAGCCATCAACTGGCAATTATAATGATTGCGTCCGACTTTTTATCTATTCGCAGCTTTTATTCGATTTATGTACCCGTCTGCAATAATGCCTTAAACCCAATCGCTAACAATTTTGGCCGACAACAACGCCAGCGGTATGCCGCCACCGGGGTGCACACTGCCTCCGCAAAAATACAGGTTCTTGATTTTAGCCGACCGGTTGGCATGGCGCAAAAAAGCCGCAAACTGGCTGTTTGAGCTGGTGCCATATAATGAGCCTTGATAAGATGATGTGCGGCTTTCTATACTCCGCGGGTCTAAAATACTTTCGTCAACAATCAGCGGGGCAATGTCTTGGCCCAACTGGTGCGAGAGCTTTTTGATAATGTTACGCCGGGCATCGGCAATCAGGCTTTCCCAGTCCTGTCCAGTGTTAGCCGGCACGTTAATCATCACGAACCAGTTTTCGCATCCGGATGGCGCATCACTGGTTTCGTATTTAGAACTGATATTGAGATACACCGTTGGGTCGTGGTAAATAGTTTTCTGTTTCCAGATGGCATTAAACTCCGCCTCATAATCGGCACTAAAAAGTATGTTGTGCAAATCAAGTTCCGCAAATTGTTTGCGGATACCCCAATAAAAAATCAAAGCTGAGCTGCTGCGCTCCTGGTTTAATATTTTTTCGGGAAAAAGATTGGGATGCTTGCTTAGCAGTTTGCGATAGGTAAACCAAACATCCATATTGGAGATTACTATATCAGCCGTCATAAACTTACCGGCAACTGTAATACCGGCAGCTTTGCGTTTCTCAAGCACAATCTCTTCTACAACTGCTCCAAAATTAAACTTCACGCCTAAATCCTGAGCTAATTTAACCAGGCTTGTGGTAATGCTGTACATGCCGCCCTCCGGAAAGTAAGCGCCAAAATATTGTTCTAAGTGAGGGATAACATTTAAAGTAGCAGGTGCCTGGTAAGGGTTAGACCCGTTGTAAGTGGCATAACGGTTAAAAAATTGCACCAGCCGTTTGTCTCCAAAAAAGCTTTCGTTGGCCTTGTTCATACTCCTGAAAGCATCAATCTGAAAAAATCGAAGTATCGACTTAACCGTATTCAAGCTTAAATAAGTTTTTAAGCGGTGCAACGATTGCTCCAGAAACACATGATTAGTGATTTCGTAAATGCGGCGACTATTTTGCGAATACTTTTGTAATGATGCGGCAGGCTCGCCGGTTTGTTTGTTTACTTCGTTAACCAGTTTGCCGGGGTCGGCATAAGCGTTGATGCGAGTACCGTCGTCAAAAAAATAACGACAAACGGTATCCAGTTTTTGGTATCTGAAATAGTCCGTCGGGTTTTTACCGGCCAATGTAAATAATTCATCTACATATTGAGGCATGGTAAACAAACTTGGGCCGGCATCAAAACGGTAACCTCCCTGTTCAAACTCGGATAATTTGCCACCCGCATAATGATTGGCTTCATATACTTCAACAGCGTAACCTTTAACAGCTAAGCGTATAGCCGTAGCTATTCCGGCTATACCGGCACCAATAATCAGGGCTTTTTGTTGAGGCATTGGGCAAATATAGATTACTGCGCAACAAAAAAGCAGAACCTATTGTAGTTCTGCTTTTTTGAAAAAATCCGTTTCAATATTAGTTTACACTAATTACCATTAGCTATGGGCAGCATCATGCACGCCTTCGCCAATTTCCTCAATTGTTTTTTTGTTAAACGCTTCCAAGTCGGCCGGTGTACGGCTGGTTACTAAGCCTTTATCGGTTACAACTTCTTCATCAACCCACTCGGCACCGGCATTTTTCAAATCGGTTTGCAGTGATGGGTATGATGTTAGCTTGCGCCCTTTTATCATGCCGGTTTCAATCAGCATTTGCGGACCGTGGCATATAGCTGCTACAGGTTTACTTTCGTCTAAAAACGCAGATACAAATGCCACTGCATCTTTATTTTGGCGTAATTTATCCGGGTTTAATACACCGCCGGGTAACACCAGGGCATCATAATCATCCGGGCTTACATCACTCAGCACTTTATCAACGTCTACTTCAATACCCCAATGGTCTTGGTCCCACGCCTTAATTTTTCCGCCTTTAGGCGATATAATGTGTACGGTGGCACCAGCGGCCAGCAAAGCCTCTTTCGGACTGGTTAACTCCACCTGCTCAAATCCCTCTTCAGTCAGGATAGCTACTTTACGGTTACTTAAATTTGCCATTTCTTTTGTCAATTTAATGATGCTCTTCTGCATCGTCCTTAATACTACATCAGGCAAAATGTAAAGTTTTCAGAAATTTAATTTAATGGTGTTGCAACGCGTAATTCATAAAATTGCTGGTTAACCCATAATCTTCGGTTCCTTTACGACGGATAAAATAAAAGTTACGGGTAATTTTTAGCCCTTCTATCGGAACCTCTACCAAATCACCTTCGGCCAGCTCGCGCACAATGGATGGGCGCGGCATAAAACCAAGACACTGGTCGGCCAGCAAAAAGTTTTTCAATGCTTCTGTTCCTCCCAATCTTATTTTTACCAAAAGTTCGGCAGGCTTAATATGATGATCGGCTAAAGCTTTCAACAATGCATTCAATGTTCCCGATCCGCGCTCGCGCAAGGCCAAGGGTGTTTTCAAAAACTGCTTTAAGGTTAATGATTTGCCCGAAAGCGGACTTTTAGCCGAACATACCGGTATTACCTCATCGCTCATAAAAGGCTGATAAGATACGTTGGTTAACTTATTATCTACCTCAATAATTCCGATATCTACCTCGTGATTTAATAAAGCGTTAAGTATATATTCTGAATTACGATTTACTAATTGCACCCCTACGCTGGCGTATTGCCGCTGAAAACCGGACAAAATAGGTGGTAATATATATAAAGCAATAGTAGTACTTGCTCCTAAGCGCAAATGCCCAGCAGCCTGGGCCTGGTTACTCAATACTGATAAATCATATTCGGCCTTGCGCTCAATCTCGGTAGCCTGCAACAAATACTCATTCAACTTTTTACCGGCTTCGGTTAAAATAATGCTGTTGCCCCGGCGTTCAAACAGGGGTAATTTATACTGGTCTTCAAGTGCTTTGATATGCTTGCTGATGGCCGGCTGGGTAATAAACAGCACCTGGGCTGCTTTTGAGAAACTCAAATTGGCAGCAACTTCTAAAAACACACGATGAGCAAAGGATATCATACAAACAGCAATGTTAAATCAAAATTATGTTATTTAAACCGTAACGCGTAGCAACAATCATACAAGGGCATAAACACCTTATAACTACCTTTGCCATACTTTTCCTTAAAACATTCATGCAGCTCCATAAACGCCACCTTACGCTACTGCTTGCAGTTATATCTGTCGCTTTTATATTTATATCATACCAGCGCGGTATGAAGGCCGATGTTGCCGGCGACTATTATATTTACTGGCAAACCGGCAAGCATTTTTTAAGTGGCGAAAAATTATACACACCAGGTTTAGTTGATGGTGGTTTTACCTACCCACCTTTCGCAGCTTTGTTTTTCAGCCTGTTTTCTGCTTTTCCGTTTCATATTTCGGCTTTTGTGTTTACTTACCTGGTTAATTACGGTTTGTGGATGGCATCAATTTTTCTGACTAAAAACATTTTTGAGCTATATTATCCTCAAAGCAATACCACCTGGCCTTTAATCTTAGCCTTTCTGTTTTCCATCGGTTTTTACTGGCACAATTACATATGGATGAATGCCAATTTACCGGTGTTGTGCTTAACGCTGCTGGGCATAAGGCATTATCAACAAAAAAAATTTGGCCTCAGTTATGTGTTTTTTATGGCCGGAACCTTTTTTAAAATTACTCCGGTACTGTTCCTGGCTTTTGCAGCCATTAAACGCGGGCCTAAAGACTGGCCTAAAATTATACTTATCGCCTTACCATTTATCATTATACCTGCCTTGTTAAGAGGTTGGCCCACCGGACTTAACGACTGGCAAGGTTACTACGCAGCTTTTGTTGCACCATTTTCGAAAGGACAGATTGACGAAAATATTATAAGTCTGGGTATACCGGCCCTGCTCGAAAAGCTGGATACCGGCAATGCAGCCGTCGGGTTGTCGCCTTTATTTCACTTATCGCCAAGCATTTTAAAAACTATTATTTTATACTTTCAGATAATTGTGATGGGGGCATTAACTGCCAAGTTTGTTTACGACCGGTATGTTAAAAAAGAAGAAGCATTTTCGGCGGCAGATTACAGCCTTATTTTTTTAGTTACACTTTTACTGCCCGGCCGGGTGTGGGCACACCACCACGTTTGTGCTATTTTTATTTACACCTATGTTTTCCATACCTTAATACACGAAAAGCGAACTGTGCTACTCGTTGTCACCTGCGTACTTTGCCTGCTTACCGATGTAATTTCGAAAGCCATTATTGGCCAAACGTTAACTGATGTCTTTAAATTTTACAGCTTCATCACAGTGGTGATGATTTGGATGTTCATCTTATGCATAACACTTAATATGCCTGGCAAACGCAAATATGCCTTAAGCGCTGTTTAAAATTGATTATAAAGTTTTGTAAATTATTCTATTTTGCAGCGCTGATTTATTGATTTGACCTGCTATGACGTATTGCCTGGGCATTAAAGTAAAAGAAGGACTGGTAGCCATTGCCGATACCCGCATTACATCGGGTACTGATGTAACTACTAAAAAGAAACTCACCACTGTACAAAAAGATAAGTGCTCGTTATTTATCATGACCAGCGGTTTACGCTCGGTACGCGATAAAGCCATTATTTATTTTGATGAACTGCTGGAAACTAACCTGGAGCAGTACAACAAACTATATAAGGTGGTTAATGCCTTTGGAGAACAAGTAAAGCGCGTTGCTGAAGAAGACCGAGAGCCTTTAGAAAAAGCCGGCTTTAAGTTTAACCTGAACACCATTATTGGCGGACAGATGAAAGACGATGAAGAACACAAGCTTTTTTTGCTATACCCCGAAGGTAACTGGGTAGAGTTAGGTAATGGTGCCCCATACGTCATCATTGGTAATGCAGCGCAAGGCAAAGCCATATTAAACCGTATTTTAAAAGGAGATACCAGCATGAAACTGGCGCTAAAAGCCGGCTTTCTGTCTTTTGACTCTACCCGCATCAGTGCGGTTGATGTAGGCTTTCCTATTGATGTGGCTTTGTATAAGAATGGCAGCTTTAATATGGTAGATTATCATTATGAAAGTACCGATCTGGAAAACGTATCGGCCCAATGGCACGAAGAGTTAAAAAAGGCGCTCAACAATACCTCAAACCAATGGATTGACAACGCGTTTAACCAATTGGAAAACAACACTATTAATAAAACCGACCCGCATGAAGTTTAAGGTTACCGGGCAATTGGGTTACGAAGTAACTGCGCCATCAACATTTATACTCAATATACATGCATTGCGCACCCCGGCCCAAGCCATCCTCGAAGAAACTTTTACGGTTGAACCTTATTTTAAAATTGAAGAGTTTTCGCACTATACCGAAAACCGTTTTATCAGGCTCGAAGTTACCGAGCCTACCATGTTAAACATAAGCTACAGTGCCCTGGTTGATACTTCTTTTAAGTTAACGCCGGCTGGCCAGCTTACGCAAGTTCCAATTGCAGATGCAGACCCCATGGTGCTGCCTTACATTTTTCCGAGCCGTTATTGCCAGTCGGACAAACTGTTTCGGTTTGCCAACAACAAGTTTGGTAAATTTAATAATGCATTTGAAAAAGTAGTAGCACTTACCCAATGGATACATGATAACGTAGAATACCTAAGCGGTTCTACCAACTCGCAAACTTCAGCATATGATACGGTTACCGAATTGGCCGGAGTTTGCCGCGATTTTGCGCACTTGGGTATTGCGCTTTGCCGGGCTTTAGATATACCAGCCCGCTACTTTACAGGCTACGCCTACCAGCTTAATCCACCCGATTTTCATGCTTGTTTTGAAGCTTATTTAGGAGGCAAATGGATTATTTTTGATGCTACCCAACTGGCGCCATTAAATGGCTTGGTAAAAATAGCTACCGGCCGCGATGCTGCCGATGCAGCTATTGCTTCTATTTTTGGCAACGTAAACTGCCTCTCGGTGTCATCCGCCTGCGAGCTGGCCGATCAGAATTTTGAGCCTGTTTTTTATGATAGTAATAATCCGGTAGGTTTAACTTACTTATAGCAACCTAATGGCTTTAACGCTGTTAATTGTTAAAACAGCACTTTGAGCCCGTCCGTATTTACACTCGATAACTATCACACCTTATGCGACCAGTTGGCGGCTCAGGATGCCGACCTGGCGGCCATTATCAGTCAATATGGATATCCGCCTTACTGGTCGAGGCCCAATACTTTCGAGTCGTTGGTACATATTATACTGGAGCAGCAGGTTTCGCTGGCATCGGCATTGTCGGCGCTCAACAAACTGAAAGAAAAGATACAGCAAATTACCCCGAGCAGGGTACTTTTACTAACCGACGAAGAACTTAAAGCCTGTTATTTCAGTCGGCAAAAAACCGCTTATATACGTTACCTGGCCGAAGCATTGCTCAGTAAACAGCTTGATTTACATGAGTTGGTGCAGTTGAGTGATGATGAAGTACGCACCCGGTTAACTGCTTTAAAAGGTATCGGCAACTGGACAGTAGATATTTACCTGCTGATGATTTTACACCGGACTAATATATTTCCGGTAGGAGATTTAGCTATTATCAATGCAGTAAAAAAACTAAAACATTTACCTGTCGCAACGCCCAAAGAAGAAATTTTAGTATTAGCCAATGCATGGCAGCCCTACCGCAGTATAGCTGCCATGCTGTTATGGCATTTTTATTTGAGCAAGCCTGCTTCAAACCCTAAAAAGCAGATGCTGTAACTTATTGTGCGCTTCGCTCTTTTTCCTGGTATGCCTGTACAATATCAATGGCGCCATGTACGGCATCACTTAAAACTGTAATAAAAGCGCCAGGTTTGGCTAAATTAATAGCATAGCTAATAGAGTCAGTTTTATCGTCTAACACGTTAATCGGTATATCCGGGTTAACCTCTTTAATTCCTTCTTCCAGTAAGCCTAAAATATTTTCGCGGGTACGGCCACGAAGATGGCTTTCCTGCCGCATTAAAATATGATCGAACATACTACCGGCAATACGGCCTAATTCGCGTATATCTTCGTCGCGGCGATCTCCTGTACCGGCTATTAAGCCAATTTTTTGAGGTGAGTCAATACTGGTCAAAAACGTTTTGATACCCTGATAACCGGCGGGGTTATGGGCAAAATCAACCATAAACCTAAACTCTTTAAAGTTAAAGATATTCATGCGACCCGGCGTTTGCGATGCCGAAGGCACAAACGTATGCAATGAGTTTTTGATATCCTCCGTTTTAAACCCGTAAAGGTAGGTTGCCAGCGTAGCCGCCATCACGTTCTCAATCATGAAAGGCACGGTACCATTAAATGTTACCGGAATTTCAGAAACACGTTGTACGCGAATTTTCCAATCACCTTTTTTAATGGTGATAAACCCGTTTTCGTAGATACAGGCAACACCGCCTTTGTGGCAATGCGACTTAATTACCGGATTGTTTTCGTTTAAACTAAAGTAGGCAACATGACATTTAGC harbors:
- a CDS encoding alpha/beta hydrolase, translated to MAFLQLPELGQIHYHEYGTGNKPMLAFHGYGMTGRQFEVLQKSVLSKYRVYSFDHFFHGQTQLNSWTEQQILSGMPRELMRAYLQAWFNQHGGLQRISLMGYSIGANLALILIEEFAEWIDEIILMAPDGLSVYKGFRFLMHNPAGKYLFKTVTKSKWLAPGVLKGLKRVKFIDESLYKIAYSEMDTPQKRQDVYYTLNHIKQLQPDVVKITGLINQYNIKCHLVFGKFDMLFPVSSAANFISKLQSPQVHEVPQGHWLVTPQLDEYLVNCKL
- the crtD gene encoding 1-hydroxycarotenoid 3,4-desaturase CrtD codes for the protein MPQQKALIIGAGIAGIATAIRLAVKGYAVEVYEANHYAGGKLSEFEQGGYRFDAGPSLFTMPQYVDELFTLAGKNPTDYFRYQKLDTVCRYFFDDGTRINAYADPGKLVNEVNKQTGEPAASLQKYSQNSRRIYEITNHVFLEQSLHRLKTYLSLNTVKSILRFFQIDAFRSMNKANESFFGDKRLVQFFNRYATYNGSNPYQAPATLNVIPHLEQYFGAYFPEGGMYSITTSLVKLAQDLGVKFNFGAVVEEIVLEKRKAAGITVAGKFMTADIVISNMDVWFTYRKLLSKHPNLFPEKILNQERSSSALIFYWGIRKQFAELDLHNILFSADYEAEFNAIWKQKTIYHDPTVYLNISSKYETSDAPSGCENWFVMINVPANTGQDWESLIADARRNIIKKLSHQLGQDIAPLIVDESILDPRSIESRTSSYQGSLYGTSSNSQFAAFLRHANRSAKIKNLYFCGGSVHPGGGIPLALLSAKIVSDWV
- a CDS encoding type 1 glutamine amidotransferase domain-containing protein, with protein sequence MANLSNRKVAILTEEGFEQVELTSPKEALLAAGATVHIISPKGGKIKAWDQDHWGIEVDVDKVLSDVSPDDYDALVLPGGVLNPDKLRQNKDAVAFVSAFLDESKPVAAICHGPQMLIETGMIKGRKLTSYPSLQTDLKNAGAEWVDEEVVTDKGLVTSRTPADLEAFNKKTIEEIGEGVHDAAHS
- a CDS encoding LysR substrate-binding domain-containing protein, translated to MISFAHRVFLEVAANLSFSKAAQVLFITQPAISKHIKALEDQYKLPLFERRGNSIILTEAGKKLNEYLLQATEIERKAEYDLSVLSNQAQAAGHLRLGASTTIALYILPPILSGFQRQYASVGVQLVNRNSEYILNALLNHEVDIGIIEVDNKLTNVSYQPFMSDEVIPVCSAKSPLSGKSLTLKQFLKTPLALRERGSGTLNALLKALADHHIKPAELLVKIRLGGTEALKNFLLADQCLGFMPRPSIVRELAEGDLVEVPIEGLKITRNFYFIRRKGTEDYGLTSNFMNYALQHH
- a CDS encoding glycosyltransferase family 87 protein → MQLHKRHLTLLLAVISVAFIFISYQRGMKADVAGDYYIYWQTGKHFLSGEKLYTPGLVDGGFTYPPFAALFFSLFSAFPFHISAFVFTYLVNYGLWMASIFLTKNIFELYYPQSNTTWPLILAFLFSIGFYWHNYIWMNANLPVLCLTLLGIRHYQQKKFGLSYVFFMAGTFFKITPVLFLAFAAIKRGPKDWPKIILIALPFIIIPALLRGWPTGLNDWQGYYAAFVAPFSKGQIDENIISLGIPALLEKLDTGNAAVGLSPLFHLSPSILKTIILYFQIIVMGALTAKFVYDRYVKKEEAFSAADYSLIFLVTLLLPGRVWAHHHVCAIFIYTYVFHTLIHEKRTVLLVVTCVLCLLTDVISKAIIGQTLTDVFKFYSFITVVMIWMFILCITLNMPGKRKYALSAV
- a CDS encoding peptidase — its product is MTYCLGIKVKEGLVAIADTRITSGTDVTTKKKLTTVQKDKCSLFIMTSGLRSVRDKAIIYFDELLETNLEQYNKLYKVVNAFGEQVKRVAEEDREPLEKAGFKFNLNTIIGGQMKDDEEHKLFLLYPEGNWVELGNGAPYVIIGNAAQGKAILNRILKGDTSMKLALKAGFLSFDSTRISAVDVGFPIDVALYKNGSFNMVDYHYESTDLENVSAQWHEELKKALNNTSNQWIDNAFNQLENNTINKTDPHEV
- a CDS encoding transglutaminase family protein, translated to MKFKVTGQLGYEVTAPSTFILNIHALRTPAQAILEETFTVEPYFKIEEFSHYTENRFIRLEVTEPTMLNISYSALVDTSFKLTPAGQLTQVPIADADPMVLPYIFPSRYCQSDKLFRFANNKFGKFNNAFEKVVALTQWIHDNVEYLSGSTNSQTSAYDTVTELAGVCRDFAHLGIALCRALDIPARYFTGYAYQLNPPDFHACFEAYLGGKWIIFDATQLAPLNGLVKIATGRDAADAAIASIFGNVNCLSVSSACELADQNFEPVFYDSNNPVGLTYL
- a CDS encoding DNA-3-methyladenine glycosylase 2 family protein is translated as MSPSVFTLDNYHTLCDQLAAQDADLAAIISQYGYPPYWSRPNTFESLVHIILEQQVSLASALSALNKLKEKIQQITPSRVLLLTDEELKACYFSRQKTAYIRYLAEALLSKQLDLHELVQLSDDEVRTRLTALKGIGNWTVDIYLLMILHRTNIFPVGDLAIINAVKKLKHLPVATPKEEILVLANAWQPYRSIAAMLLWHFYLSKPASNPKKQML